The Fusarium falciforme chromosome 8, complete sequence region GAGCTGGGGAAGCTTCGCATTCTCTACCCTCGGCGGCGTTGTCGGGCGTGTGTGGGAGTTTTGCAAGGCTGGTGCGTTCCGAGGCTTCCAGGCCGGCGGCGGTAAGGCCTTTTCGGTATCGACTGGTAGGGTACAGGAACTGCCGGAACTACCCTCAATCGACGAGAAGGCAGATGAGAACCAGCACCTACCAGGTCAATTCCCTCCCCAGGGAGATTACTTCAACCACCAGCCTGAGTACCCCGAGGATCCCATCAACAGCGGAGCATCTACGCCAACCGGACCGGCCGCGAAACGGAGGCATACTGATCACCGGGATGAGCTTGGTAGGAATTGGGTTCTGGTGAGTGACGATAAGCCAGCTCAGCCGAAACCTACCCCTCCAGCGCGACGTGCTTCCTATCGCCCGACCCCTCGATCGCGAAACACGGGCCCATCGATGGCAACCGGTCGACGCATCAGCACGCCCGCCTCTCGATTCTCGTCAGCATCGACTCCGACCCAGCGACGACCGGCCAGTCGCCCTACCAGCCGCCTCTCTCACATCCCTTCACCTTCGTTGCCATCTCCGATTCCAGCATCAACCGCCTCCTTCGCTGGTACTCGATCTCCTTCCCCGAGCAAGATTCCCCAACCTACCCGACGTCGAAACACGATGGCACCATCTCCGAGTCCAAGCAACATGTCCCACCGCCGCTCCCACAGCAACGCCTCGACAGCTTCGGCACGTGCTTCAGTTGAAGCCAGCCCTCGACTTGATGCTGAAGCCAAGCATCTCGCTGCCCGTCGTAAGATGGAGGAGCGGGACACAGATGTGCGCATCAACGCCTTCAACAAGCAGCTACAAGACATGATTCGACAGGGTCGGGAGGCCCTGGGCACGACAATTGAAGTGGAAGGCAATTGGGAAGATGAACTATAAGCGTTCCACCACCGACGACACGCTTACAGCATTTAGATCTTTGATGATGCCCGTTTTGTTCTTTTTGTTTTTATGATGTTTCCACTGATACCCTCCCATTCTTTCTTTGGGCTGAAATTTTCTCGACGCTTAAGTATCGTTGTCGGAAGTCTGGCTGGACTGCTGAATGGGATGGATCTTACGCGGGAGTTCTGTGGTATCTGGTCGGCGTTGAAGAGAATGGAGGGATTTGTTCCTGGTCTTCGTTGGCCACTTCTTACGTTCTGCTCTAGGGATTGACTTGACTGGTGTTTACTTTATGCCATTTTACGCCCTCTCTTCTTGTCACTTCTATTCACTCAAACGGTTGAATCGAAACTTATGATCGAAACACCACCTTTTATAACATTTACGATATGAACCGCCTGCCAGTACGAGCACGTTGCTGTGCACGACACGAATGACCTACACGTCGAggccttttaataaaagttacgCATTGCCTCGTCATAACTCGCTTCGTTTTCCTGATCGAAATCCTTCCTCCACGGTACTCCCGACCCTCAACCTCACTACGACGTGCTCCGGAGCTAGCGGATTGCTCAGGACATTGTCATGCGGGAGGAGGATTGCTTGGGCCTAAATGACTGCATCTGCCTATGCTCAATAACTCGATAGGACTCGCGAGACTCAAATTAATCTCGAAGAAAGTCTATAACCATCTCTCTGGGTTCAAGTCTAAATCCAACGGGGCCGTATCCAACATATTCGCAAGTTCCAATGCAGACGCCATCGGCCAATCCCATACGTTCCACTGAAGTTGCTCGAGATCAGGCGGCACTTGAAGATCTGAGAATATCTTTCTGCGAAGCAAGTCGAGTACTTCGGCACACTGAGCCACATGGTTCCCGACATCATCCGTGTGTGTATGGAGCTGTTGCAGCGTCTCGATGCACGACTGTATAAGGCTCTCGTCCTGGTCGACTGTCACGGGATACCCTTTCCAACCAGCGAAGAGTATCGTTAAGCCTGATTGCCAGAGCATGTGTATTCCGTTGGGGTAGAGAAGCGTCACAAGAAGACTTTCTGGCCAGTCGCTAGCAGGATACTCTGCACCTTGGCTGTCGGCTCCCATCATGGCTAGACCAGCCGACAATAGCCTAACGAGGGTGGCGGAAGCTTGACCACAGGCTTTGAGTGATGGGACAAACTGCGCATCAGCGACAGTGAAAGAGAGAGCTGGTCGATGAACATGGATTGTTGCGACGCAGTGCGCGACCCTCAGGAATATTGCCTCGAGCGACATGTTGACGACCGGCGTGGCCAGTTCAGGGTCCATCTCAGGCTCGAGGACTACCCTCTCCCACATATTGAGTTCGGCTTGCAGATGGGCGATCTTTGACACTCCGCCACGGCGACGGGTAGTGGTGTAGAGATCCTCAAGCGTCCGTCCGATGATGCGGGCGAGCTTGAACAGGCTGATGGCGGTATCAACTTGTGACCTCTCTCCCGGCAGAGGAAACTCGACATGTGTTCGTGACAGAAGGTCATGGTCTACACTTGTGGGAAGATCTGTGTCGACATCTTGGTCGCGTATTAATCGAGGCATGCCATGATAGGCACTCGAGAATCTGGAACACGATTAGCAACAGGCACTCCAAGAGAGGTGTGATACTGACGCGTCTAGTGAGTATTGGCACCACCAAGTCCGTCTTCTCAGTTCCGTCTCGAGGGGATCAAACTTGAAGCGATGTGAATGGCGGTGGAGACCTAGAGTCTGAGCCAAGCGCGTTGCTACCCCTGATATGTGAGAGGCTGTGGAATAGCGCCCAGATAGTTGGAGGTATATCTGCATGATGACGAGTCCCTGTAGGCTTTGAAGACTTGGTTGATCAATCACCCTGTCTAGCAAAGCCGTGGCCATGGTGTAGAAGCGCTCAGACTGGCATATGAAGTGATGGTGCTGTTGAGTGCAGTCTCCCCTCTGGCCAATTGTTCCAAGGGCAAGCAGCCCAAGAATTTGATACAGGATGATAATGCTAGAACTGGTGGCTTCGTAAAAACCAAGTAGCCTCTGCATAGCATCTATCGTTGATGACTTGTGAACAATGGGATACAGCGGCGTCCACCTGTTAATGGTAACCTCTATAATCTCCACCGTGTTTGGCGGTAGTTGTCGGACCAAGTCCGAGACTGCAGGTGTGAGAGGGTTCTGAACCGAAGAGCCCCAGGGACTGTGTAGATATAAGCCGTAAGCGCAGCTGGGGAATGCATCCTTGTGCATCTGGAGAAGTTGAAGCTGCTGCTCGGCCTGGCTGATGAAGTGGACGCCTGTAGTTGAGCCACCAAACATGGAAGCTTGTCGATCATCTGCCACAAGGCGCCCCATGTGACCGATCACAGGCTCGTTTGCTGACTTTATCGTGACGGGCTGGGTTCTGGTCATTATGCTACTGTGCCCTGGAGTGTTGGTTATAACAGGCAGGGACAGCGCTTGGTTCGTCTGCTGGAGTGTAATAGATTGTGATGGGACGACATTTTGAGATATAGGGGTCGAAGCCTCTGCAGGATGTTGAGAATGGCCTGGGGGTGTCTGGCGACGCTGCTCAATGCCCTCGGCTTCGTAAAAGCTGCGTCCAGTTAGAGAAATGAAATAGTGACATGAAGATATCTCACCTTTTCCGTTTCCTATTCCTTTTCAGCTTGGCTGTAGTTACGCAGACAACACCTGCTTGAAGGCAGGGAGAGCACTAAAAAGTTAGTAAAGGAGGCCTGAAGCAAAAATTCTTCTCCCTTACATCATTGTCTTGACCATGGCATCTAATCTTTCTCCTGAGGAATCGTTAGTCGAGGCCATGCAAGTGAATTGCTGGGTGAGTTGGAGAAGGTCCATACCGCCGACATCGGTCACTGCATGATTTATGTTAGTATGTGTAAACATTGATCTCTGGGGTCGTCTGAACCTACCATACTTGACCCGGAACTCTGCCAGAAGGCGAATCCGAAGGAACACTTTCAACGGTCGAGGTCATTAGAGAGGTTGTGTAGATTCAGTTTGTACCTGGTGATCAGTTCGAGATTACGAAATGGTCATGCCAGGCACAATGCGGGGTCACACTAGCCGAAATTTGGAGAACCGCTCATAAGTGGAATTATTAGCAAGGTTTCTAGCAAGTTTAAAGCACCATTGGATCTCTCCTGAGAGGGGCAACCAAGGTAGTTGTGTAAGTCCTACTTGTACGAGTTGAATGAGACTAAATCAAAATCCTATTCTGGCG contains the following coding sequences:
- a CDS encoding Fungal-trans domain-containing protein, with protein sequence MTSTVESVPSDSPSGRVPGQVCDRCRRRKIRCHGQDNDCSPCLQAGVVCVTTAKLKRNRKRKSFYEAEGIEQRRQTPPGHSQHPAEASTPISQNVVPSQSITLQQTNQALSLPVITNTPGHSSIMTRTQPVTIKSANEPVIGHMGRLVADDRQASMFGGSTTGVHFISQAEQQLQLLQMHKDAFPSCAYGLYLHSPWGSSVQNPLTPAVSDLVRQLPPNTVEIIEVTINRWTPLYPIVHKSSTIDAMQRLLGFYEATSSSIIILYQILGLLALGTIGQRGDCTQQHHHFICQSERFYTMATALLDRVIDQPSLQSLQGLVIMQIYLQLSGRYSTASHISGVATRLAQTLGLHRHSHRFKFDPLETELRRRTWWCQYSLDAFSSAYHGMPRLIRDQDVDTDLPTSVDHDLLSRTHVEFPLPGERSQVDTAISLFKLARIIGRTLEDLYTTTRRRGGVSKIAHLQAELNMWERVVLEPEMDPELATPVVNMSLEAIFLRVAHCVATIHVHRPALSFTVADAQFVPSLKACGQASATLVRLLSAGLAMMGADSQGAEYPASDWPESLLVTLLYPNGIHMLWQSGLTILFAGWKGYPVTVDQDESLIQSCIETLQQLHTHTDDVGNHVAQCAEVLDLLRRKIFSDLQVPPDLEQLQWNVWDWPMASALELANMLDTAPLDLDLNPERWL